In Synergistales bacterium, one genomic interval encodes:
- the pth gene encoding aminoacyl-tRNA hydrolase has product MRAIIGLGNPGRRYARTRHNAGWMVVDRVSADLRAAPGPRERTMRIKEAVGVSSQRILCVKPRTFMNRSGIAVGRLVRHWGLLPSECLIVYDDISLPFGRLRMREKGSAGSHNGMASVLETLQTREVPRLRVGIGASNHVEGLAEYVLTPFSPGERRKLPEICSAAAEVAQLWTDGATDQAIAKASEFVLTM; this is encoded by the coding sequence TTGCGGGCGATTATCGGGCTGGGCAATCCAGGCCGGAGGTATGCCAGAACGCGGCATAACGCCGGCTGGATGGTGGTTGACAGAGTGAGCGCCGATCTCCGAGCCGCGCCGGGCCCCCGGGAACGGACGATGCGAATTAAAGAGGCTGTCGGCGTTTCGTCGCAACGGATTCTCTGTGTGAAACCACGTACCTTCATGAATAGAAGCGGCATCGCGGTCGGTCGGCTTGTACGGCATTGGGGGCTGCTCCCTTCCGAGTGCCTGATTGTCTATGACGACATCTCCCTTCCCTTTGGACGGTTACGCATGAGGGAAAAGGGCTCGGCGGGGAGCCACAACGGTATGGCCTCTGTGCTCGAAACGCTGCAGACCCGGGAGGTGCCTCGTTTGCGTGTGGGAATAGGCGCATCGAACCACGTCGAGGGTCTGGCGGAGTATGTCCTCACCCCCTTTTCGCCCGGCGAACGCCGGAAGCTGCCAGAGATATGCAGTGCCGCCGCAGAGGTAGCCCAGCTGTGGACTGACGGAGCAACCGATCAGGCAATAGCAAAAGCAAGCGAATTTGTCCTCACGATGTAA